GCGTGATATACCATAATTGACAGCAGTTACGCAGCCGGCGTGGTAAACCCGTCTCAGCCGCGTCGGTGCAAGGTAGTGGTACTAGAGCGAGCGATAGCCATGCTGTATGCCGATGTTGAACCGGCGCTGCTGGGCCTGCGCTGGCGTGCGCTGGTTACTTCCGATGCCCCAGCGCTAGCCAGGCTGGGCGCGGCGTGCCTGGCAGCCGACGGCGGCTTTCGGCCGCTGCCCGTCGGCGATTACCTGCGCGACCAGGCGCCTGCGCTCGGGGCATTCAACAACGATGCCGAGCTGGTAGCGTTTGCCGCCGTGCGCCGGCCCGAGCCGCCCGCCGAGCCGCTGGCGACGATCGTGGGCCAGGTACACCCGGCGTGGCGCGCGCGCGGCGTTGGCCGGTTTTTGATTGAATGGAGCATATCGCAGGCGGCAACGTTGTTGCACGATGCCTCTGCCGATCACACACGCGCTTTACACATCAACACCGAGGGCCTGACCCCAGCGGCCGCGCGGTTGTATGCGCGCTATGGCTTCGAGCAGCAGTTTGCCGAAGATGTGATGCGCTACGACCTGGCCGCACCCGCGCCCGCTGTGCGGCTGCCGCCGGGGTTCACGCTGCACACCTGGGCACCCGAGCTGGCTCCACAGTTCTTCGCAGTCTACGACGCCGCATTCCGCACCCGGCCGGGCTTCCCTGGCTGGAGTGCCGAGCGGTGGCTGGCGTGGGCTACCGGCGACGACGACTTCGTGCCCGAGCTGTCGCTACTGGCGCT
The sequence above is drawn from the Candidatus Kouleothrix ribensis genome and encodes:
- a CDS encoding GNAT family N-acetyltransferase encodes the protein MLYADVEPALLGLRWRALVTSDAPALARLGAACLAADGGFRPLPVGDYLRDQAPALGAFNNDAELVAFAAVRRPEPPAEPLATIVGQVHPAWRARGVGRFLIEWSISQAATLLHDASADHTRALHINTEGLTPAAARLYARYGFEQQFAEDVMRYDLAAPAPAVRLPPGFTLHTWAPELAPQFFAVYDAAFRTRPGFPGWSAERWLAWATGDDDFVPELSLLALAGDTPAGFLVAGQGWLVQLGVRPEWRGGGLGAALTAELLRRAQATGWASVLLDVNVNNPGAARVYARLGFALIGRRARYLRTHS